ACATCACCGAGAGCCTCCACCTGGACGCGATGCTCTCGAGGATCGTGGAGCGGAGCCTTGGCCTCTGCTCGGCCAGCCAGGGCCTCCTCTTCCTGCTCGACGAGGGGGGCAGCCAGCTCGTCTGTCGCGTCGATCGGGGGCTCGGTCCGCTCGAGGAGATGCGCGAGACGCTCGTCAAGATGCTCGCCACTCCGAACGCCAAGGCCCTCTATCTCAAGAGCCCGATCGAGGAGACGCTGGAGATCGACCCGTCGGGTCCGCAGATCGCCTACGTCGTTCCCCTCGTGCAGGACGACGCCGCGATCGGGACGATCGCGGTCCTGAGCGCCGCCGGGGGGACGATGGAAGACGACACCCCGGACCTGCTGCCTCAGCTGGCCGGCATGGCCTCGATCGCGATCCGCAACGTCCGTTCCTACGAGAAGGCGAGGGAACTCGACCGGCTGAAGAGCGAGTTCGTGGCGGTGGTCTCGCACGAGGTGCGGACCCCGCTGACCTCGATCAAGGGGAGCCTCGAGCTTCTGACCGACCCGCGCTACTTCGAGTCGGGCGCGCCGCAGCAGGATCTGCTCGCCATCTGCCAGACGAATGTCGATCGACTCGAGCAACTGATCAACAGCATTCTCGATTTCAGCAAGCTCGAGTCGGGGCGCCTCTCCTCGAGTTTCGAGGAAGTCGATCCCCGATCGCTGCTGGAGAACGCCGTGACCGACATGGGCCGGCTGGCCCAGCGGACGGGGATCGCCCTCAGGATCGATCTCGACTCCGATCTGCCCCGGCTCTGGGCGGACGAGCTGCGGGTCATCCAGGTCGTCACGAACCTCCTCTCGAACGCCATCAAGTTCTCGCCCGCCGACAGCGAGATCCTCATCAGGGGCTTCGCCGAGCGCGACGGCCTGCGGGTCGACGTGATCGACCGCGGCATCGGGATCGCCACGGAAGACATCCAGAAGCTCTTCCTCAAGTTCCAGCAGCTCGACTCCTCCAACACGCGAAAAGCAGGCGGAACGGGGCTCGGGCTCGTGATCTCGAAGGGGATCGTGGAGGAGCATGGCGGCCGGATCTGGGTGGAGAGCGAGAAGGGCAAGGGGAGCGTCTTTTCCTTCTGGCTCCCCTCGCTCGAGAGCATCCGCTCTCGCTCCGCTGTCGCTCGCGCCGCCTCGCCCGTCGCCGCAACCCGCACGAACTGA
This portion of the Candidatus Eisenbacteria bacterium genome encodes:
- a CDS encoding response regulator → MEETSIRAAMESPASPLPGARILVVDDEEPVLDLLHDILAEYPYVVDLAPTGEEAVAKIQANAYDLVLTDLNLPGIDGLGVLRAAKEKEIDTAVVLLTGNATVFNAIEALRKGAYDFVQKPFQLGELEASLSRALQWRAFALRERREGEIRKKIAEAARARQRTLYDIAKDITESLHLDAMLSRIVERSLGLCSASQGLLFLLDEGGSQLVCRVDRGLGPLEEMRETLVKMLATPNAKALYLKSPIEETLEIDPSGPQIAYVVPLVQDDAAIGTIAVLSAAGGTMEDDTPDLLPQLAGMASIAIRNVRSYEKARELDRLKSEFVAVVSHEVRTPLTSIKGSLELLTDPRYFESGAPQQDLLAICQTNVDRLEQLINSILDFSKLESGRLSSSFEEVDPRSLLENAVTDMGRLAQRTGIALRIDLDSDLPRLWADELRVIQVVTNLLSNAIKFSPADSEILIRGFAERDGLRVDVIDRGIGIATEDIQKLFLKFQQLDSSNTRKAGGTGLGLVISKGIVEEHGGRIWVESEKGKGSVFSFWLPSLESIRSRSAVARAASPVAATRTN